From Camelus dromedarius isolate mCamDro1 chromosome 12, mCamDro1.pat, whole genome shotgun sequence, the proteins below share one genomic window:
- the LOC105097967 gene encoding olfactory receptor 51A4, translating to MSIINMSHVEITTFFLVGMPRLEYAHIWISIPVCSMYLVAILGNCTILFIIKTEPSLHEPMYYFLSMLALSDMGLSFSSLPTMLRIFLFKASEISANACFAQEFFIHGFTALESSVLLIMSFDRFLAIHNPLRYSSILKTVRVAQIGVVCFFKSFLLVLPFPFTLRRLKYCKKSQLSHSYCLHQDVMKLACSDNRIDVIYGFLGALCLMVDFMLIAVSYILILKTVLGKNASQKEQLKALNTCVSHICAVTIFYLPIINLAIVHRFARHVSPLFNFLMANVLLLVPPLMNPIVYCVKTRQIRVRVVAKLCQKQI from the coding sequence ATGTCCATTATCAACATGTCACATGTTGAAATCACCACATTCTTCTTGGTTGGGATGCCAAGGCTGGAATATGCACACATCTGGATCTCTATTCCTGTCTGCAGCATGTACCTTGTTGCTATTCTGGGAAACTGCACCATCCTTTTCATCATCAAGACAGAACCCTCACTGCACGAACCCATGTACTATTTCCTTTCCATGTTGGCCCTGTCTGACATGGGCTtgtccttttcctctcttcccactATGTTGAGGATCTTCTTATTCAAGGCTTCTGAAATCTCTGCTAATGCCTGCTTTGCCCAGGAATTCTTCATCCATGGATTCACAGCACTGGAGTCCTCAGTGCTCCTGATCATGTCATTTGACCGCTTCCTCGCCATCCACAACCCTCTGAGATACAGCTCCATTCTTAAAACAGTCAGAGTTGCCCAGATAGGAGTGGTATGCTTTTTCAAGAGCTTCCTCCTGGttcttcctttccccttcacTTTGAGAAGGTTGAAATATTGTAAGAAAAGCCAATTATCCCATTCCTACTGTCTCCACCAGGATGTCATGAAGTTGGCCTGCTCTGACAACCGAATTGATGTCATTTATGGCTTTTTGGGGGCACTCTGCCTTATGGTAGATTTTATGCTCATTGCTGTATCTTACATCCTGATCCTCAAGACTGTGCTGGGAAAAAACGCATCCCAAAAGGAGCAGCTCAAGGCCCTCAATACTTGTGTTTCACACATCTGTGCAGTGACCATCTTCTACCTGCCCATCATCAACCTCGCCATTGTCCATCGCTTTGCCCGGCATGTCTCTCCCCTCTTCAATTTTCTTATGGCAAATGTTCTTCTACTTGTGCCTCCACTGATGAATCCCATTGTGTACTGTGTGAAAACTAGGCAGATTAGAGTAAGAGTGGTAGCAAAATTATGTCAGAAGCAAATATAA